From Actinopolymorpha cephalotaxi, one genomic window encodes:
- a CDS encoding nitroreductase/quinone reductase family protein, translating into MRTSTAAKDRLVRLGTGAHRAVFSATKGRVFGRALGMPVIELVTVGRRSGKERSTMLTVPVVDGDRLVLVASYGGDDRHPAWYLNLRAHPTVRVTGLGATRTMRARTADEEERAALWPRIVASYQGYANYQTRTSRRIPVVVLEPAYADA; encoded by the coding sequence ATGAGGACCAGTACGGCCGCCAAGGACAGGCTCGTCCGGCTGGGCACCGGCGCCCACCGGGCCGTCTTCAGTGCCACGAAGGGGCGGGTCTTCGGCCGGGCGCTCGGCATGCCCGTCATCGAGCTCGTCACCGTGGGCCGCCGGTCCGGCAAGGAACGCTCCACCATGCTGACCGTCCCCGTCGTCGACGGCGACCGGCTGGTCCTGGTGGCGTCGTACGGCGGCGACGACCGTCACCCGGCGTGGTACCTCAACCTGCGCGCCCACCCGACCGTCCGGGTGACCGGTCTGGGCGCCACCCGGACGATGCGGGCGCGGACCGCGGACGAGGAGGAGCGCGCGGCGCTGTGGCCGCGGATCGTCGCCTCCTACCAGGGATACGCGAACTACCAGACCCGCACGAGCCGGAGGATTCCGGTTGTCGTACTCGAACCGGCCTACGCCGATGCCTGA
- a CDS encoding AraC family transcriptional regulator, which produces MARRPVDSPATYRQHDVFGPGPMPLFASVVRLDGDLEDHAHDFLEIAVVGEGTGRHRTATGSASVQVGDVLVLRPGAWHGFTDCSELQVANCCVGTSDRVADLSFLHVVPELRELLWTAPAAAGRKGVLSTRVAPEAAMLAYAEIGRLTAALHGDVNRVLLMARLLTVLGHLVGTPTPFRPAPEPRPAVVDAVVRALDNEPEYPWTVERLAGMVNLDPAYLSRLFRHHLGQPPISYLARLRIERASVLLAGTTLRVAQVGAAVGWPDPNYFARRFRALSGLSPTAYRSRCLVSPSSEGPVGAPGVPGRLLAQPNR; this is translated from the coding sequence ATGGCGCGGCGCCCGGTCGACTCCCCTGCGACCTATCGCCAGCACGACGTGTTCGGCCCGGGCCCGATGCCGTTGTTCGCCAGCGTCGTACGCCTCGACGGCGACCTCGAGGACCACGCCCACGACTTCCTGGAGATCGCCGTGGTCGGTGAGGGAACCGGCCGGCACCGCACCGCCACCGGATCCGCGTCGGTGCAGGTGGGTGACGTGCTGGTGTTGCGGCCCGGCGCCTGGCACGGCTTCACCGACTGCAGTGAGCTGCAGGTGGCCAACTGTTGTGTCGGTACGTCGGACCGGGTGGCCGACCTGAGCTTCCTGCACGTCGTCCCCGAGCTCCGCGAACTCCTGTGGACCGCGCCCGCGGCGGCCGGCCGCAAGGGCGTGCTGAGCACCCGGGTCGCGCCGGAAGCGGCCATGCTGGCGTACGCCGAGATCGGCCGGCTGACCGCGGCGTTGCACGGCGATGTCAACCGCGTCTTGCTGATGGCCAGGTTGCTGACCGTACTCGGCCATCTGGTGGGTACGCCGACACCGTTCCGGCCGGCGCCCGAGCCGAGGCCGGCGGTGGTCGATGCCGTCGTGCGGGCCCTGGACAACGAGCCCGAGTATCCCTGGACGGTCGAGCGGCTGGCCGGAATGGTCAACCTGGATCCGGCGTACCTGTCCAGGTTGTTCCGGCACCACCTCGGCCAGCCGCCGATCAGCTACCTCGCCCGGCTGCGGATCGAACGCGCCTCGGTGCTTCTCGCGGGTACGACGTTGCGCGTGGCCCAGGTGGGTGCGGCCGTCGGCTGGCCGGACCCGAACTACTTCGCCCGCAGGTTCCGCGCGCTGTCCGGCCTGAGCCCGACCGCCTATCGTTCGCGATGCCTGGTCTCGCCGAGCTCGGAGGGCCCGGTGGGCGCTCCGGGCGTCCCAGGACGTCTACTGGCTCAGCCGAACCGGTGA
- a CDS encoding TNT domain-containing protein, with amino-acid sequence MRRFMRRVGLTVALGAVAIALAAGGAQAATLPGQYVVPGVAPGSVPGSVPGSVPGNVQSSAAAEVCGTPYVGDDPRLGPVRLPHKGILGYIVRGYDPLGDVRPHRFVKRYWLSAKNSWQYPPDAGFAHADGYSNAKVLRRTVTLAEGTEIDRFGGEGGSYLSPLGASYEGRAIPPDSINTFPGDPHLCNYHAYLVIEEFRADGGPAAPAFQQEGGDVQYHLLSRYLPDAPQADPELPVGWLVRAGYLLPLN; translated from the coding sequence ATGAGGCGTTTCATGCGCCGGGTCGGGCTCACCGTGGCACTGGGCGCGGTGGCGATCGCGCTCGCGGCCGGCGGTGCCCAGGCGGCGACTCTGCCGGGGCAGTACGTCGTGCCCGGGGTCGCGCCCGGAAGTGTGCCCGGAAGTGTGCCCGGAAGTGTGCCCGGAAATGTCCAGAGCAGTGCGGCCGCCGAGGTCTGCGGTACGCCGTACGTCGGCGACGATCCCCGGCTCGGTCCGGTCCGCCTTCCCCACAAAGGAATTCTGGGGTACATCGTCCGGGGGTACGACCCACTCGGTGACGTCCGCCCGCACCGGTTCGTCAAGCGGTACTGGCTGTCCGCGAAGAACTCCTGGCAGTACCCACCCGACGCGGGGTTCGCGCACGCCGACGGCTACTCCAACGCGAAGGTGCTCAGGCGGACCGTCACCTTGGCCGAAGGCACCGAGATCGACCGCTTCGGAGGTGAGGGCGGCAGCTACCTGTCGCCGCTCGGCGCGTCGTACGAAGGCCGGGCCATTCCGCCGGACAGCATCAACACCTTCCCGGGCGACCCGCACCTCTGCAACTACCACGCCTACCTGGTGATCGAGGAGTTCCGCGCCGACGGCGGACCGGCCGCGCCGGCGTTCCAGCAGGAAGGCGGGGACGTGCAATACCACCTGCTGAGCAGATATCTCCCCGACGCCCCGCAGGCCGATCCGGAGCTCCCGGTCGGCTGGCTGGTCAGGGCCGGCTACCTCCTGCCGCTCAACTGA
- a CDS encoding S1C family serine protease encodes MLASLVGGAVGAAAFSRFTAGPSEPTGRPVMLAEGLPRIVHRISPAVVEVRTSSLGSHAIGSGIILTSNGLVLTNFHVISGASPAGRITVQTGTAATAGPVQPATLIGADPKADLAVIRITNASGLVPAPLGNSDRLTVGDPVIAMGAPSGLQGTASFGIVSALDRLVRVAGPSLGLAGQGPPVTYRAIQTDAALSPGNSGGPLVDQTETVIGITSAVFEGTSGSGIGVGFAIPINDAEKLVRAMVVQYGPK; translated from the coding sequence GTGCTCGCCAGCCTGGTCGGCGGGGCGGTCGGCGCGGCGGCCTTCTCCCGGTTCACCGCCGGCCCCTCCGAGCCGACGGGCCGGCCGGTGATGCTGGCGGAGGGGCTGCCGCGGATCGTGCACCGGATCAGCCCGGCCGTGGTGGAGGTGCGTACGTCCTCCCTCGGAAGTCACGCCATCGGCAGCGGAATCATCCTCACCTCCAACGGGCTGGTGCTGACGAACTTCCACGTCATCTCCGGCGCGTCCCCCGCCGGCCGGATCACCGTGCAGACCGGCACCGCGGCCACGGCCGGCCCCGTCCAGCCGGCCACGCTGATCGGCGCGGACCCCAAGGCCGACCTCGCGGTCATCCGGATCACCAACGCCAGCGGCCTCGTACCGGCGCCGTTGGGCAACTCCGACCGGCTGACCGTGGGCGACCCGGTGATCGCGATGGGCGCGCCGTCCGGGCTGCAGGGCACGGCGAGTTTCGGCATCGTCAGCGCGCTGGACCGGCTGGTGCGGGTGGCCGGCCCGAGCCTGGGCCTGGCCGGCCAGGGCCCACCGGTCACCTACCGTGCCATCCAGACCGACGCCGCGCTCAGCCCGGGCAACTCCGGCGGGCCGCTGGTCGACCAGACCGAGACGGTCATCGGGATCACCTCCGCCGTCTTCGAGGGAACCAGCGGCAGCGGCATCGGCGTCGGGTTCGCCATCCCGATCAACGACGCCGAGAAGCTCGTCCGCGCGATGGTGGTGCAGTACGGGCCGAAGTGA
- a CDS encoding DUF1918 domain-containing protein, with amino-acid sequence MHATVGDRIIVQAEVTDRPNRLGTVREVLGTEVAEHYRVDWDDGHESLLYPGPDTRVLPRQRAGEELPTKAPEEMAGPVRPDDPVERIMGAPVANVDAHDSLRVTAVSLADAAVGALVVMDRGSPLGMISERDVVHALAADSDPDEVQAHNLVGATTVWASPTDSILRVAALMRDGEVRHIPLRREDTVVGVVSIRDVLRVLVDYAGGPHRFG; translated from the coding sequence ATGCACGCGACAGTCGGCGACCGGATCATCGTGCAGGCGGAGGTGACCGACCGGCCCAACCGGCTGGGCACGGTGCGCGAGGTGCTGGGCACGGAGGTCGCCGAGCACTATCGCGTGGACTGGGACGACGGGCACGAGTCCCTCCTCTACCCCGGCCCGGACACCCGGGTGCTGCCCCGGCAGCGAGCCGGGGAGGAACTGCCCACGAAGGCACCGGAGGAGATGGCCGGGCCGGTGCGGCCCGACGACCCGGTCGAACGCATCATGGGCGCGCCGGTCGCCAACGTCGACGCGCACGACTCCCTGCGCGTCACCGCCGTGTCCCTCGCCGACGCCGCCGTCGGTGCGCTGGTGGTGATGGACCGGGGATCGCCGTTGGGGATGATCTCCGAGCGCGACGTCGTGCACGCCCTGGCCGCCGACAGCGACCCGGACGAGGTCCAGGCGCACAACCTGGTCGGCGCCACCACCGTGTGGGCCAGCCCCACCGACAGCATCCTCCGGGTGGCGGCGCTGATGCGCGACGGCGAGGTACGCCACATCCCGTTGCGCCGGGAGGACACGGTCGTCGGCGTGGTCTCGATCCGTGACGTCCTCCGCGTACTGGTGGACTACGCCGGCGGGCCTCACCGGTTCGGCTGA
- a CDS encoding class I SAM-dependent methyltransferase, whose product MPELPEERVRRLAAESLTAHDPIGWFERLYAEAGAAGRSESGGEPVIPWDRETPHSLLADWAQRRQPSGAGLRALVVGCGFGRDAEFVARLGYDTVAFDVSATAVEEARRRHAGSPVDYVTADLLDLPAGWTGAYDLVVESMNVQALPDPPRADAIARIGPLVAPGGTLLVIAVAGDGPGGRVQGPPWPLSRAEIDAFATGELRPVRVERIRNDAADPGRWRAEFSSAADVGSAAEVS is encoded by the coding sequence ATGCCTGAGCTTCCCGAGGAGCGCGTACGCCGGCTGGCCGCGGAGTCGCTCACCGCGCACGATCCGATCGGCTGGTTCGAGCGGCTGTACGCCGAAGCCGGGGCCGCCGGGAGGTCCGAATCAGGCGGTGAGCCCGTGATCCCGTGGGACCGGGAAACTCCGCACTCGCTGCTGGCGGACTGGGCGCAGCGGCGGCAGCCGTCCGGGGCGGGCCTTCGCGCCCTGGTGGTGGGTTGCGGCTTCGGACGGGACGCGGAGTTCGTCGCACGCCTGGGATACGACACCGTGGCGTTCGACGTGTCCGCGACGGCCGTCGAGGAGGCGCGGCGCCGGCACGCGGGCTCACCGGTCGACTACGTCACCGCCGACCTGCTGGATCTGCCGGCCGGCTGGACGGGTGCGTACGACCTGGTGGTGGAGAGCATGAACGTCCAGGCGCTGCCCGATCCGCCGCGTGCGGACGCCATCGCCCGGATCGGCCCGCTGGTGGCACCGGGCGGGACGCTGCTGGTGATCGCCGTCGCCGGTGACGGCCCGGGCGGTCGCGTCCAGGGTCCGCCGTGGCCGTTGAGCCGGGCCGAGATCGACGCGTTCGCGACCGGAGAGCTGCGGCCGGTACGCGTCGAACGGATCCGGAACGACGCCGCCGACCCGGGCCGGTGGCGGGCGGAGTTCAGTTCGGCAGCGGACGTCGGTTCGGCAGCGGAGGTCAGTTGA